Genomic segment of Bacteroidota bacterium:
ATCTTCTCCTTTTGCTTTTTTATCATCTTTCTTTTTATCCTCTGCAGTTTTATCGCTTCCTTTTACTCTTGCATTTACTGAGGTAATTGGAACAGACAAAACATTATCTATCCGTTTTGTTTTGATATCTGCGCTGGCATTCATGCCGGGCCGGAAAGGAAATTTTTTAGGTCTTACAGGATCCACCAGGTCTTTATATGATTCAGGGTTCAATCGTATCCGCACCTCGTAGTTTGTAACGTCATTACTTACCTGCGAAGCGGATGATGTTTTTGTGCTACTGGCGATCTGGGTAACTATTCCTTTAAATTTTCTGTTATTGTATGCATCTACTTCTATATCTGCACTGTCGCCGATATTTACTTTTACAATATCATTCTCGCCAACATCCACTCTTAATTCCAATATCTGCATATCGGCTACCCGCATCATCTCCGTACCAATATTAAAACTGTTACCTGCTACCCGTTCACCTTTCTTTACAGTCAACGAAGAAATCACACCATTCATCGGTGCTACTAATGTTGTTCTGCCTAAATTTTTATTGGCAGAGCTCAACCCGGTTTGTGCAGTTTGTACACCGGCCTGTAATGCTTTAATATTTTCCTGCGCTGCATTATAATTTGCTTTTGCAGTACGAAGGTTGGTTTCAAAAGTTTCCAGCTCAGCTTTTGAAATTACTTTATCATCATATAACCTTTTATTCCGGTCATAAGTTTGCTGTGCCTGTTCCATTGTTGCTTTTAATGATTCAAGTGCCGCCGAACTATTACCTACGGTTGCCTGGCTTTGGTTTACTCTTGATGCAGCTTCATCCCTTTGCAACGCATAAATATCAGCATAAATGCGAGCCAGTACCTGTCCACGTTTTACACTGTCGCCTTCTTCTACAGTCAGCTCTACTACTTCACCACTTATATCCGGGCTGATCTTTACTTCCAGTTCAGGATAAATTTTTCCGCTTGCATTTACAGATTCAATGATCGTACGTTTTTGTACTTTTTCAGTTGATACTTTAGTGCCGCCGGTGTCTTTATTCATGAATTTCATGGCACCGAATAATACAACGATTATTACTACCAGGCTTATCAGTATCCATTTTACAGTTTTGTTCATAACTATTTTAAAAAGTATTAAATTAAAATTTTAATCCTTGCCCACGGTAGAATTCCAGCAATTTCATTTTAAACACATAATCATATTGTGAATACAAAGCCTGGATCTTTGCTCGTATCAAATTGTTTTGGCTTGTTATCAGCTCCAGCGTGGTCAGGAGGTTCAGGTCAAATCTTTTTTGAGAAAAACCCAAAGCCTTCTCACTTGTTTCCACCGATTTTTTGTCAGCATAAAATTTTTCCAGTGCAGCAACAGCATCATTATACGCTTTGTAGATATCCTGCTTCAATGTCTGGTTGTCCAGCTCTTTTGTAAGTTCGATCTGTTTTATACGGATCTTACTTTGCTCCCAATTGGTACGGGCAAAGTGGCCATTAAAAATGGGAACAGATAAACCGATACCAAGATTCTGACTGAAATTATTTTTCAATTGCTGGCCATAGGAATCAGACTTCACATAGGTAAGTACAGTAGTACCCTGTACAGTTGTAGGGATCTCTACCGGTAAATAGACACCACCACCTGCATCAGCTCTCAGCTGGGATGTGCTATACCCGGTTAATACCTGGTTATAAATTGGCCTGTCTTTAAAGTATGCATAGTTGCTACTCAATCCCCCAAACATAGTAATGTTGGGATACATCTGTCCCCTCGTAGCTTCAGAAGTTTTAATTGCTGATTGTAATCTCAGGTCATTGATCTTTTGTTGAGGCAGGTTATTTAATGAAAGCTGGTAAACTGCGTCTGGCATCATATCAGCCAATGGCAGAACAGGTATCTGGTCAACCGGCGGTGTTTCTACTTCGAAGGGTGCAGCTGCATCAATATGCAAAATAGATTTCATTTGAAGGATATAATTTACAATGCCCGATTCGGCACTTACATAGGCGGCACTATCTCTTGCTAATTGCGCCTCCAGTTCTGCCGCACTCAATTCAGGTAATAAACCAGCATCTACTTTTTTACGGGTATTGTTTAATTGTTCACGGCTTATTTGTACCTGTACTTTCGCAAGGTTTGCCTGCTCTTTTGCCAATAAGATCTGCAGGTAGGCAGCAGCAATATTTAAAGCGATATCATTTTTTATTTTTTCAGTCATTGCTTTATCAGCATCTGCATTCAGCTTCGCTGCTTCGATGGTATTGCGGCGGCTAAACCAATTGAACAATGTTACACCTGATTGAAGACTATAACCACTGCTTACAAAATTATTATCCTGGTAAACGCCGGTAGTAGGATTTTCTGAACGTCCCAACCGATAGGCTACGTTGCCTGAAAAATTTAACGATGGCAACTGTTCTTTTTTGTTTTGCTCATACACCAGCTCCGACGATTTTTCATTCAACTGGTATTGTTTGATCGAAATATTATTAGCGATCGCATAATCATAACATTTCAACAAACTCCATTTTTCCTGGGCCGATAGCAGGGTTCCTGTTAAAAGGAAAAGGAATACAAAAGCAGACTTTCTCATGATGCCGCAAAATTAGGAGAATTGTCATCTTCCGGGTATGAATTTTGATAGGAGGGAAGGGGTTTTTAGCTGAGAGAATGGCAATATTATTTTTGATGAGAAGCTGGTTGATCAAATAACAACAGGAAAAAGAACCCCACAGAATAAAATTATTTTAATAATCGTGTTATAACGGGGATTAAAATTTGGCGCCGAAACTAAATTAATACTAACTTTATTTATAACTCCGGCTTTAAACAACCGGTATACTCCAATTCCTATAGAACCTCCATTGATCTTATTTTAATACTAAATCTTTTTTATGAAAAAATTTTTATCCTTAAGCTTAGGCTTGATTTTTATCGGTAATTTTTTATCCGCACAGAATTTCACAGCTGTTGCATCCGGAAACTGGAGTAGCAATACCACATGGGGCACCGCACCTGGTGTTTATCCCGGTGCCGCTGCAGGAACACTTACAGTAACAATTCCAGTTGGCTTTGCAGTAACTTTAGATGTAAGCCCGGCTAATTTTATCGGAGCACTTGCCATTGCAGTTGGTAATGGTAATAACACTTTGACTGTTTCCGCTGGTCAGACCCTGAATGTAACGGGTGCGATAGTGATCACTGGAGCAGTTACTGGGGGCGGCGGTGTTACTAAATCTCTTATCATGAATGGAGCCGGTGCAGTTGTGAATGCTGCATCTTTAACTTTAACTCCGGGCAATGCAGTTGATAAGCAAGCAAACGTAGTATTTAACGGTGGCGGTACGATCAATATATCAGGAAATGTAGCTGGGGGCACCCTTGCCAATGCACCGATAACTCAAATTAATTTTAACGGTGGAGGTACATTGTCTGTTGGCGGTGACATTACCGGCACACAAATATCTGTTATTGGTGCTGCTGCTACCAGCACATTAAATATATCAGGCGTTGCTTCAACCGTAGGTAACTTGATAATGAATGGTGCTGCTGCATCCATATTAGATCTGAATGGAAATTTATCTGTGGCCGGTACACTTACACTTACTAATGGCAAAATAGATATTGGGCCCAACCTATTAGCTCTTACCAATGCAACACCCGCTACCCAGCTGGCTGGTGGAAGCGCCACTTCATATGTTTATACTACCGTCAGCGGGGGGCGTCTTATCCGCCAGGGACTTACCGCTGCAACTAATTTTACTTTCCCAATAGGTACACTCACTAATTATATGCCGGTAGTTGTAAACACGGCGGCCGGATTAAGCAATTTTGCAGCGAGTGTTTATTCCCCGGCAGCTGCTGACGCTACAGTAGGCGGTCCGCCATTTAGTGCTGCTACTTTATTAAGAAGTGTAGATGCGATGTGGGTTGTCGAGAGACCCGTTGGCGCCGGTACTTCAACGCTTACACTTCAATGGGTAGCCGGACTTGAAGGAGCTACATTTGCGGCTTTAGCCAATACATCGATTGGCATTAGTCGTTATAATGGTACATCCTGGACCAACCCCCCTATTCAAACTAGTGGAAATAACACTACTAATATTGTAACAGCAAATTTTACTGCATTTGGAACATTTGCAGTAACAGATATCGGGGCAGTCCTGCCAGCTAAGTTCGGATCAATAAAAGCTTATGAAAAACAAACCGGCATACAACTGGATTGGAAAATCTATTCAGAAGATAAAGTAAATAGTTATGAGATCGAAAGGTCAGCCGATGGCCGCTCATATACTACTGTTGGATCATTAGCTGCTTTGCATAACGATGGTGATTATGGCTTTTTTGATGCCAACCCGCTTCCGGGTATAAGTTATTACCGGATAAAAAATAATGACCTTGATGGCAGATCATCTTACAGCATTGTAATGAAGGTAAACAGGAATAAAGCAATCAGAGGATTGAGTCTTTATCCAAATCCTGTATTGAATGGAATTGTAACACTGCAGGGAAGTGATCTTAGCCGTGGTAATTATAAGATAAGCATATTTGGATCCAACGGGCAGGAGATATACAGGCAACAGATCCAACACAATGGAGGAACCCTTTCTCAAACAATAGAACTGCCAACAACTATGAGTAAAGGCATAAATATGTTTTTACTAAAAGATGAGAACGGAAATATTATTTATAAAGAGAAACTGGTTAATCAATAAGAGCAAAGAAATAATCCTTAAAGAATAAAACTATTTTAATACCCGTTTTTAACGGGTATTAAAATTTGTAGTCGGTGCTAAATATTAATAACATTAAATATGCTTCAGCCGGTTTTTAGATAACCGACATTCATCTGCTTTGTTAGGTAAAATTATTTTGTAATCAATCATTGCTGTTTCGGTCATTCCTAAAGGAATAAAATTAGATGGAGGATTGAAATCCTATTATAATCGCAAAGTAGAAGAAGGAAAAAATAAAAGAATCCGTACTGTTTGTTTTAAAAATTGTTTTATTGTATCACTACTTTTTGTGTCGTGGAAATCGTTTTTAACAAATAGGTTCCTTTGGGATACCGGCTTACATCAATGGTTTCAGTACCCACATTTACTTGTTCCTGCCAGAGCAATTTGCCATCGGCTGTGTAAAAAGCCAGGCCGGTTGCCATGTTTATCTGAATGGTCAACACACTATTGTTAACCGGGTTTCCCAGTATGGTAAATGGCTGCAGGGTCCTTGTAAATGATAGCGTTCTTATGGGGCTGTAGCTGTAGCGACTGTCAATATCTGTTTGTATAATACGGTAATAATTAAGACCATTTACCGGGTTGGTATGTACATAATTATAATGGCGGATAGAGTTGCTGTTACCCGCTGCCGGAAGGCTGCCAATGGTAATCCAGTTTATCCCGTCTGCACTGTGCTGTATGTAAAAATCTTTTGTGTTCTGCTCATGTGCTGTGGCCCATTGCAGCAGCGATTGGCTGTTGTTTTGTGCTATAGCCGTAAACGACAACCAGGTAAGTGGAAGCGGGACAGGGTCGGCAAGTGTTAGTTCATTTAAGGTAATGCCGCTAAGGCCGTTTGTCAGAACAAAATTATTGCTGGCATCACGGGTGCCGGCAGTGTATTGACCCCAGTTGGTGCCGTTGTAAATATTAAGGGTAAGATTTGCCTCGGGAATGCCATTCAGTTCCGCACCATCGTTATAGTTTATTTGTACCGATCCTGAAAAAGCATTGCTGGTATTGCTGAACTGGTACACCCGGGAGATATAAATATTAACTGGTGGATGAATAGCGGTAGGCGATTTGCTCAGGACAACATTGCTAAGGATAAAATCAGCCGATGGGATAAGCGTTAAACCATCCGCATGAAGCTGGGTTCCGTTTTGAATGGTTAAACTGGCACCGGGGTCAACGGTTATTATCTGTGCATATGCGTTGCATAAAAACAAAGCGGCAAAAAAAACAAATAAGATTTTTTTCATTTTTTTAGACTTATTGACCAATAACAATCCAGTTGGTGCCATCCGATTGAATAGTAACAAATAGTCCTCTTGATACAGGCCATGTTGCTAAACCATCAATGGTTTCCGCGCCGCTTGGGTCAACGGTTAGGATAGGGTTTCCGGCTGTGGCAGAGTTTTTAATTGTAAATATCTTTCCGCCTAAAACAGCAGCAGCACTTGGCAAATTTATTGTTCCGTTACCATTAGATGAAATTGTACCATCATAAGCAGTGGCCGCATACGGCAAAGCAGGGTTGATCACTAAGGAAGGTGAAATACGCTCAGAGATAACCATCCAATTCGTTCCATCACTTTGTAGTTGCAAATAATCAAATCGCTGATTTAAACGAATAGAAGCTATTCCATCGATCGTTTCACTTCCATTACCGTCAACTATAATTGTGTTGGCACCGGCATTTGTTCGTTTTATGGTATAGGTTTTTCCTGCATCCACAATTGCCGCACCAGGCAAGGTTACTGTAAAACTGGCTGATGTTGCATCTACCAATATGGTTTTATCAGCCTTATTAGGTGTGTAATCCGCAGAAGCTGTACGGACGTCGAATGCTGATTGAACATCTATTTGAGAAATAACCCACCAACTATCAAGCCCACAAACTACATTAAGAGTTGAATTGTCAGAAGCTAAAGTAGCTGTACCATTTACGACTCCGTTTAATTTTTCTCCCAGACCAGGCTTCACAATAATTTTACCTGTACTAGTACCGTTTCTTCTAAATATATACTCTCTGCCCCGGGAGGTAGTCACGGGAGACAATGTCATATCAGTATTAGTATTAGTAGTCTTGTCAATGATCATGATGTGATCATCCTGCTGAATCGTATAAGTAGTAATTCCATTCAGTAACCTTACTTTAGTAGCAATACTACCATTAAGGGTTACAGAACTGGTTAACGGCAAATTGTTTTCACCACCTGGGCTTCCATCTGAAAAACCATTTAAAATATTAAACCCAATACGGCCGTTTAAACCATCAATATGCATGAAGTCATATTTATAAAGTACTCCGGTTCCGAAAGCGTCAAAAAAACCATCTCGAATAAAAAGGTCTTTACCGTCTAAGTACCAATTCACTTCTCCAGATTCCCGGATCTGTAACTTAACCAATTCGTCTACTCCTGGTGTACCACCGTTTAATATAAAAAAGCTGCCGCCTGTGCCAACTTTGGCTTTTACATTTTGGGCTTGTGTTAAAAGTGGAAAAAGGGCTAAGAGTAGTAGTAATTTTTTCATGGTTAATTAAAGTTTAAGGGGATACCGAAATTAACAAAAAAACCTATTCGAATTCGAAGAAAAGATGAGAATGGCAATATTATTTTTAATGAGAAACTGGTTAATCAATAAGAAAAAGGAAAACATGGATTTTGATAAGAGGGAGGTAGTTTTTTAGCTAATTTTTCTTAGTGCCTGTTCAAGATCTTTTATAAGATACTCTGGTTCTTCCAGTCCAACATACATACGGATGTAGCGGTGTTCAATATTGCCGGCATCAAATTCAGAAAGCTGTAGCCCGGAACATTTGGGTATTACGAGGCTTTCATACCCGCCCCAGCTTACAGCCATCATGATATGCTGAAGACTGTTGCAAAATGTTTCAACATCTTCTATTGTTTTTGCTTTTAAAGCAAAGGTGAACAACCCGCAGGCGCCACTCATTTGTTTTTTAGCCAGGTCATATTGTGGAAATGATTCATCAAATGGAAACAGAACTTTTTCAACTTTTGGATGATCCTTTAAAAAGCTTAATACTTGTTGAGTAGAATTATTTATTTGTTTAAATCTTGATGGTAAAGTCCTTAAACCGCGGATCAAAAGCCATGCATTAAAAGGTTGAATACCGCTGCCGATATTCAGGTATTCACTGTCGAATATTTTTTTCATCATGGCTTTTGTAC
This window contains:
- a CDS encoding T9SS type A sorting domain-containing protein; its protein translation is MAPTGLLLVNKSKKMKKILFVFFAALFLCNAYAQIITVDPGASLTIQNGTQLHADGLTLIPSADFILSNVVLSKSPTAIHPPVNIYISRVYQFSNTSNAFSGSVQINYNDGAELNGIPEANLTLNIYNGTNWGQYTAGTRDASNNFVLTNGLSGITLNELTLADPVPLPLTWLSFTAIAQNNSQSLLQWATAHEQNTKDFYIQHSADGINWITIGSLPAAGNSNSIRHYNYVHTNPVNGLNYYRIIQTDIDSRYSYSPIRTLSFTRTLQPFTILGNPVNNSVLTIQINMATGLAFYTADGKLLWQEQVNVGTETIDVSRYPKGTYLLKTISTTQKVVIQ
- a CDS encoding HlyD family efflux transporter periplasmic adaptor subunit, which encodes MNKTVKWILISLVVIIVVLFGAMKFMNKDTGGTKVSTEKVQKRTIIESVNASGKIYPELEVKISPDISGEVVELTVEEGDSVKRGQVLARIYADIYALQRDEAASRVNQSQATVGNSSAALESLKATMEQAQQTYDRNKRLYDDKVISKAELETFETNLRTAKANYNAAQENIKALQAGVQTAQTGLSSANKNLGRTTLVAPMNGVISSLTVKKGERVAGNSFNIGTEMMRVADMQILELRVDVGENDIVKVNIGDSADIEVDAYNNRKFKGIVTQIASSTKTSSASQVSNDVTNYEVRIRLNPESYKDLVDPVRPKKFPFRPGMNASADIKTKRIDNVLSVPITSVNARVKGSDKTAEDKKKDDKKAKGEDGTEQQNGTIIADELEEVVFVLQADGSVKKVVVRSGIQDINYIEVISGLKEGDEVITGPYNAISKTLKDGNKVKVVPKDKLFE
- a CDS encoding TolC family protein translates to MRKSAFVFLFLLTGTLLSAQEKWSLLKCYDYAIANNISIKQYQLNEKSSELVYEQNKKEQLPSLNFSGNVAYRLGRSENPTTGVYQDNNFVSSGYSLQSGVTLFNWFSRRNTIEAAKLNADADKAMTEKIKNDIALNIAAAYLQILLAKEQANLAKVQVQISREQLNNTRKKVDAGLLPELSAAELEAQLARDSAAYVSAESGIVNYILQMKSILHIDAAAPFEVETPPVDQIPVLPLADMMPDAVYQLSLNNLPQQKINDLRLQSAIKTSEATRGQMYPNITMFGGLSSNYAYFKDRPIYNQVLTGYSTSQLRADAGGGVYLPVEIPTTVQGTTVLTYVKSDSYGQQLKNNFSQNLGIGLSVPIFNGHFARTNWEQSKIRIKQIELTKELDNQTLKQDIYKAYNDAVAALEKFYADKKSVETSEKALGFSQKRFDLNLLTTLELITSQNNLIRAKIQALYSQYDYVFKMKLLEFYRGQGLKF